A part of Liolophura sinensis isolate JHLJ2023 chromosome 1, CUHK_Ljap_v2, whole genome shotgun sequence genomic DNA contains:
- the LOC135461639 gene encoding uncharacterized protein LOC135461639 yields the protein MGHNVSKKSSRTTEINSISIRQSLANGEVEIAEHGTLSGNPDAKRGVWRSDLTKSIRKSLKPSGKSRSKSRTLNNGSMNDRAQLTKPSHEEPDLTSSPVTRPQARRTPVEDNGLVTREDETRKSKKKKNPNRPYRSDSVLAMKLSTENIESQNEHNEREVIAKTIVTKFENGDAVESEVDEEKCSFQRFEKQRSTTRRKSRKANKGKTNGNSGKTVSKIINGDDPVLNGCPEEEIGREHGGALDQAIFVSPARLYNILNDGGPEALREIDKNHLVLFDTRAMDDYDRAHITGAVQIALNQPDFGVDLSVPYSWIVLYDDEGQSHFTSQSVLTATLDRLTYLGHRAKILQGGFQSFVSKYPFMCQTDKMIISNDMPHYPSEIIRDKLYLGCIEQAMVPSVISDLQIVYVLNIGTELVKPVTGEGRVMNLQFRENSKNDLLQVMPQVLSVISSALEEKAAKILVTCSTGNNKSAAVIALYLMHKKKWPMDRALKFISSGRQSVKLSSGVYQQLQRCEKFVFQAY from the exons ATGGGTCACAACGTTTCAAAGAAATCAAGCAGAACCACAGAGATAAACAGCATCTCCATCAGACAATCTCTGGCCAATGGAGAAGTGGAGATTGCGGAGCATGGAACACTGTCTGGAAACCCGGACGCGAAGAGAGGTGTATGGAGGTCGGATCTCACCAAGAGTATCAGAAAATCCCTGAAACCTTCGGGGAAATCCAGGTCCAAATCCAGGACGTTAAACAATGGGTCAATGAACGACCGTGCCCAGCTGACCAAGCCTTCTCACGAAGAGCCCGACCTGACATCCTCCCCTGTTACCAGACCACAGGCCAGGAGGACCCCCGTGGAAGACAATGGTCTGGTCACCAGGGAGGACGAAACCAGAAAgtcaaagaaaaagaagaatcCCAACAGGCCATATCGAAGTGACAGTGTACTGGCGATGAAGCTCTCGACAGAGAATATAGAAAGTCAG AATGAGCATAATGAGAGGGAGGTTATCGCTAAAACAATTGTCACCAAATTTGAAAATGGCGATGCAGTGGAAAGTGAAGTCGATGAAGAGAAATGCA GTTTCCAACGGTTTGAAAAACAGAGATCAACAACACGTCGGAAATCTCGTAAAGCTAACAAAGGAAAAACCAATGGGAATTCCGGTAAAACTGTATCTAAAATAATCAACGGAGATGATCCAGTACTAAATGGCTGCCCTGAGGAGGAGATTGGCCGAGAACATGGCGGGGCGCTTGATCAGGCCATCTTCGTGTCTCCTGCCAGACTGTACAACATCCTCAACGACGGTGGACCAGAGGCGCTCAGAGAAATTGATAAAAACCACCTTGTTCTGTTTGACACGCGGGCGATGGACGATTACGACAGAGCTCATATAACAGGTGCCGTGCAAATTGCTCTAAACCAACCAGATTTCGGAGTAGACCTTAGTGTTCCCTACTCGTGGATCGTGTTGTATGACGATGAGGGACAATCTCATTTCACCTCACAAAGTGTTCTGACGGCAACACTGGATCGCTTGACTTACCTGGGACATCGAGCTAAAATACTACAAGGCGGATTTCAAAGTTTTGTCAGTAAATACCCATTTATGTGTCAAACGGACAAGATGATCATATCGAATGACATGCCACACTATCCATCAGAAATCATCCGGGACAAGCTATACCTAGGGTGTATAGAACAGGCAATGGTACCCTCAGTCATCTCAGATCTACAGATCGTATATGTGCTGAATATTGGGACCGAACTGGTCAAACCTGTCACAGGCGAAGGTCGTGTGATGAACTTACAATTCCGAGAGAACAGTAAGAATGACTTGTTACAGGTTATGCCACAAGTGCTAAGTGTCATCAGTAGTGCACTCGAGGAGAAAGCCGCCAAAATACTCGTCACGTGTTCTACGGGCAACAATAAAAGTGCGGCGGTCATTGCTTTGTATCTTATGCACAAAAAGAAATGGCCGATGGACAGAGCTTTAAAATTTATCAGCTCAGGTCGGCAGTCTGTTAAACTCTCTTCGGGCGTTTATCAACAACTCCAGCGGTGTGAGAAATTTGTCTTCCAGGCTTACTAG